From Alosa sapidissima isolate fAloSap1 chromosome 7, fAloSap1.pri, whole genome shotgun sequence, the proteins below share one genomic window:
- the LOC121713767 gene encoding plexin-A1-like: MLYCAMKQQMEKGPIDAITGEARYSLSEDKLIRQQIDYKTLTLHCVNPENENAPEVMVKCLNCDTITQVKEKLLDAVYKGSPYSQRPKAGDMDLEWRQGRMARIILQDEDVTTKIDNDWKRLNTLAHYQVTDGSAVALVPKQNSAYNISNSSTFTKSLSRYESMLRTASSPDSLRSRTPMITPDLESGTKLWHLVKNHDHSDQREGDRGSKMVSEIYLTRLLATKGTLQKFVDDLFETIFSTAHRGSALPLAIKYMFDFLDEQADKHQITDSDVRHTWKSNCLPLRFWVNVIKNPQFVFDIHKNSITDACLSVVAQTFMDSCSTSEHKLGKDSPSNKLLYAKDIPNYKNWVERYYSDIARMPAISDQDMSAYLAEQSRLHLSQFNSMSALHEIYSYIVKYKDEILSALQKDDQARRQRLRSKLEQVIDTMALSS; encoded by the exons ATGCTGTACTGTGCCATGAAGCAGCAGATGGAGAAGGGCCCCATTGACGCCATCACGGGCGAGGCGCGCTACTCCCTCAGCGAGGACAAGCTCATCCGCCAGCAGATCGACTACAAGACCCTG ACTCTCCACTGTGTAAACCCGGAGAATGAGAACGCCCCGGAGGTGATGGTCAAGTGCCTGAACTGCGATACCATCACCCAGGTGAAGGAGAAGCTCCTGGACGCTGTGTACAAGGGCAGTCCCTACTCCCAGCGGCCCAAGGCTGGGGACATGGACCTGG AGTGGCGCCAGGGCAGGATGGCTCGAATCATTCTCCAAGACGAGGACGTCACCACGAAGATTGACAATGACTGGAAGCGCTTAAACACACTCGCTCACTATCAG GTTACAGACGGGTCAGCCGTTGCCCTTGTGCCAAAGCAGAACTCTGCCTACAACATCTCCAACTCCTCAACATTCACTAAATCTCTTAGCAGATATG agagcatGCTGAGGACGGCCAGCAGCCCAGACAGCCTGCGTTCCCGGACGCCCATGATCACGCCAGACCTGGAGAGCGGCACCAAGCTGTGGCACCTGGTCAAGAACCACGACCACTCAGACCAGCGGGAGGGGGACCGCGGCAGCAAGATGGTGTCCGAGATCTACCTGACCCGTCTGCTGGCTACCAAG GGTACGCTACAGAAGTTCGTGGATGACCTTTTCGAGACGATCTTCAGCACAGCTCACCGGGGCAGTGCCCTGCCTCTGGCTATTAAGTACATGTTCGACTTCCTGGACGAGCAGGCGGACAAGCACCAGATCACTGACTCCGACGTCAGACACACCTGGAAGAGCAACTG CTTACCGCTCCGCTTCTGGGTGAACGTCATCAAGAACCCCCAGTTCGTCTTTGACATCCACAAGAACAGCATCACTGACGCCTGTCTATCAGTGGTGGCACAGACCTTCATGGACTCCTGCTCCACCTCCGAGCACAAACTGGGCAAAGACTCACCCTCCAACAAGCTGCTCTACGCTAAAGACATCCCCAACTACAAGAACTGGGTGGAGAG GTACTACTCGGACATCGCCCGCATGCCGGCCATCAGTGACCAGGACATGAGCGCCTACCTGGCGGAGCAGTCCCGGCTGCACCTCAGCCAGTTCAACAGCATGAGCGCGCTGCACGAGATCTACTCCTACATCGTCAAGTACAAAGACGAG ATCTTGTCCGCACTACAGAAGGATGACCAGGCTCGCCGGCAGAGACTCCGCAGTAAGCTGGAGCAGGTCATCGACACCATGGCGCTGTCCAGCTGA